In Halobaculum magnesiiphilum, the following proteins share a genomic window:
- a CDS encoding DUF5804 family protein, translating into MTTVCLVGDPEADLRYELLSRETAREALATYDLRSPFENSLALDTVSLGAAVSLCNDLNWYLVRFVDEVLIREPSITDEEWLSRTLATAVRNDAVRREETDRFLKLYGLEDGRLVEPMYLARSDDAELPEYDLRDVDETVGVRVTREEFEN; encoded by the coding sequence ATGACCACGGTCTGTCTCGTCGGCGACCCCGAGGCCGACCTGCGCTACGAGCTGCTCTCGCGGGAGACGGCGCGGGAGGCGCTCGCGACGTACGACCTCCGCTCCCCGTTCGAGAACTCGCTCGCGCTCGACACCGTCAGCCTCGGCGCCGCGGTGTCGCTGTGCAACGACCTCAACTGGTATCTCGTCCGGTTCGTCGACGAGGTGCTGATCAGGGAGCCGTCGATCACCGACGAGGAGTGGCTCTCGCGGACGCTGGCGACGGCCGTCCGCAACGACGCCGTCCGCCGCGAGGAGACAGACCGGTTTCTGAAGCTGTACGGGCTCGAGGACGGCCGGCTCGTCGAACCGATGTATCTCGCGCGCAGCGACGACGCCGAGCTGCCGGAGTACGACCTGCGCGACGTGGACGAGACGGTCGGCGTGCGCGTGACGCGCGAGGAGTTCGAGAACTGA
- the purD gene encoding phosphoribosylamine--glycine ligase: MSETVLLVGGGGREHAIARAVAGDASLYACAGNRNPGIASLADGFEQIGERDADAIVDYAERVDADLAVIGPESALEAGVADALDDAGVYTFGPRAEEARIETDKAFQRRFMADNDIPGNPDFETFDSAEAAADYVAEYDGDVAVKPVGLTGGKGVRVTGDQLTTDAAVEYILDAEWDEWVIEERLVGEEFTVQAFVANGEVRTTPAVQDHKRAYEGDEGPNTGGMGSYTDTDLTLPFMTDDDYDDAVEIIEAVVDALPEYKGVLYGQFMLGVDGPKVVEFNARFGDPEAMNTLPVLETPFLEVLTAARDGESLPELAFSGEATVCKYAVPAGYPVEPDAGARIEVDESSVGDALLFYASVDQREDGLFTTTSRSFAVVGLGDSIADAEADAEAALSMVDEGFHVRHDIGTAELVQSRIDHMAELRGE; the protein is encoded by the coding sequence ATGTCCGAGACAGTGCTCCTCGTCGGCGGGGGCGGGCGCGAACACGCCATCGCCCGCGCGGTCGCCGGCGACGCCTCGCTGTACGCTTGCGCCGGCAATCGAAACCCCGGTATCGCGTCGCTCGCGGACGGGTTCGAACAGATCGGCGAGCGGGACGCCGATGCGATCGTCGACTACGCAGAGCGGGTCGACGCGGACCTGGCGGTCATCGGCCCCGAGTCGGCGCTGGAGGCGGGCGTCGCCGACGCGCTCGACGACGCCGGCGTCTACACGTTCGGTCCGCGCGCCGAGGAGGCCCGAATCGAGACGGACAAGGCGTTCCAGCGCCGGTTCATGGCGGACAACGACATCCCGGGCAACCCCGACTTCGAGACGTTCGACTCGGCGGAGGCGGCCGCCGACTACGTCGCCGAGTACGACGGCGACGTGGCGGTCAAGCCCGTCGGCCTCACCGGCGGCAAGGGCGTCCGGGTGACCGGCGACCAGCTTACGACCGACGCGGCGGTCGAGTACATCCTCGACGCAGAGTGGGACGAGTGGGTGATAGAGGAGCGCCTCGTCGGCGAGGAGTTCACCGTCCAGGCGTTCGTCGCGAACGGCGAGGTGCGAACCACGCCCGCGGTCCAGGACCACAAGCGCGCCTACGAGGGCGACGAGGGCCCCAACACCGGCGGGATGGGAAGCTACACAGACACCGACCTGACGCTCCCGTTCATGACCGACGATGACTACGACGACGCCGTCGAGATCATCGAGGCAGTCGTCGACGCCCTCCCCGAGTACAAGGGCGTGCTGTACGGCCAGTTCATGCTCGGCGTGGATGGTCCGAAGGTCGTCGAGTTCAACGCTCGTTTCGGCGACCCCGAGGCGATGAACACGCTGCCGGTACTGGAGACGCCGTTCCTCGAGGTACTCACCGCCGCCCGCGACGGCGAGTCGCTCCCGGAGCTGGCGTTCTCCGGCGAGGCGACCGTCTGCAAATACGCCGTGCCCGCGGGCTACCCGGTCGAGCCCGATGCCGGCGCGCGGATCGAGGTGGACGAGTCCAGCGTCGGCGACGCGCTCCTGTTCTACGCGAGCGTCGATCAGCGCGAGGACGGCCTGTTCACCACGACCTCGCGCTCGTTCGCGGTCGTCGGCCTCGGCGACTCCATCGCCGACGCGGAGGCAGATGCGGAGGCGGCGCTGTCGATGGTCGACGAGGGGTTCCACGTCCGCCACGACATCGGCACGGCGGAGCTGGTGCAGTCCCGGATCGACCACATGGCCGAGTTGCGCGGCGAGTAG
- a CDS encoding thioredoxin domain-containing protein — MSDPTARNRLDEEASPYLRQHADNPVHWQPWDDDALAAARERDVPVFLSVGYAACHWCHVMEEESFEDEAVADVLNDEFVPVKVDREERPDLDRVYQTVNQLVNGRGGWPLSVWLTPEGKPFYVGTYFPRDGRQGMPGFLEVCRNIADSWNDPDQRADMEERAEQWTAAARDELESTGDSSGGSVGDDGAAAGGGPPDADVLSDAVTAALRSADREHGGFGRQGPKFPQVGRIDLLMQAYARSGREEPLNVAVETLDAMADGGLYDQVGGGFHRYCTDREWVVPHFEKMLYDNAELARVFLDAHRLLGRPKYATVGQETLAFLDRELAHPEGGFYGTLDADSGEGEGEYYVWTPDSVAEALANADHEFEDDDVDLVCDRFGVDSAGNFEGGTTVLTRATPVPDLADEYDLSVETVRERLMHARTALFDHRESTRERPPRDEKVLAGWNGLAISAFAAGARTLDAGYADRGAEALGFVREHLWDGDRLSRRYIERDGDAVGEGEVKGNGYLEDYAYLGRAALDLYGVTGDVDHLGFALDLGRTIVEAFYDADDGTVYSTPNDAEDLVVRPQEPTDASTPSSLGVATRLLLDLDLFAPDEEFDPVAREVLATHADGVTASPLEHVTLALAAARAESGPFELTLACEEVPAEWRDTLASRYLPGVVIAPRPPTADGVADWADDLGLAEVPPIWRDRDARDGTATAYACRDFTCSPPNHDLRAALEWAAGE, encoded by the coding sequence ATGAGCGATCCGACGGCGCGAAACCGGCTGGACGAGGAAGCCAGCCCGTACCTGCGCCAACACGCGGACAATCCGGTCCACTGGCAGCCGTGGGACGACGACGCGCTCGCGGCGGCCCGCGAGCGCGACGTGCCGGTCTTCCTGTCGGTGGGCTACGCCGCGTGTCACTGGTGTCACGTCATGGAGGAGGAATCGTTCGAGGACGAGGCCGTCGCGGACGTGCTCAACGACGAGTTCGTCCCGGTGAAGGTCGACCGCGAGGAGCGACCCGACCTGGACCGGGTGTACCAGACCGTGAACCAGCTCGTCAACGGCCGCGGCGGCTGGCCGCTCTCGGTGTGGCTCACGCCCGAAGGGAAGCCGTTCTACGTCGGGACGTACTTCCCCCGTGACGGCCGCCAGGGGATGCCCGGCTTCCTGGAGGTGTGTCGCAACATCGCCGACTCCTGGAACGACCCCGACCAGCGCGCGGACATGGAGGAACGCGCCGAGCAGTGGACGGCCGCCGCCCGCGACGAGTTGGAGTCGACCGGGGACTCGTCCGGCGGGAGCGTGGGCGACGACGGCGCCGCGGCCGGCGGCGGTCCGCCCGACGCGGACGTCCTCTCTGACGCCGTCACCGCCGCGCTCCGCAGCGCGGATCGCGAGCACGGCGGCTTCGGCAGACAGGGCCCGAAGTTCCCGCAGGTCGGCCGGATCGACCTCCTCATGCAGGCGTACGCGCGCAGCGGCCGCGAGGAACCGCTGAACGTCGCCGTCGAGACGCTCGACGCGATGGCCGACGGCGGGCTGTACGACCAGGTCGGCGGCGGCTTCCACCGCTACTGCACCGACCGCGAGTGGGTCGTCCCCCACTTCGAGAAGATGCTGTACGACAACGCCGAGTTGGCGCGCGTGTTCCTCGACGCCCACCGCCTGCTCGGCCGCCCGAAGTACGCCACCGTCGGTCAGGAGACGCTCGCGTTCCTCGACCGCGAACTCGCCCACCCTGAGGGCGGCTTCTACGGCACCCTGGACGCCGACTCCGGCGAGGGAGAAGGCGAGTACTACGTCTGGACGCCCGACTCCGTCGCTGAGGCGCTCGCGAACGCCGACCACGAGTTCGAAGACGACGACGTGGACCTGGTGTGTGACCGCTTCGGCGTCGACTCGGCGGGGAACTTCGAGGGCGGGACGACCGTGCTCACCCGCGCGACCCCGGTCCCCGACCTCGCGGACGAGTACGACCTCTCCGTTGAGACGGTTCGCGAGCGGCTGATGCACGCGCGGACGGCGCTGTTCGACCACCGCGAGTCGACCCGCGAGCGCCCGCCGCGCGACGAGAAGGTGCTCGCGGGGTGGAACGGCCTCGCTATCTCGGCGTTCGCCGCCGGCGCGCGCACGCTCGACGCCGGATACGCCGACCGTGGCGCCGAGGCGCTCGGGTTCGTCCGCGAGCACCTCTGGGACGGCGACCGACTCAGTCGGCGCTACATCGAGCGCGACGGCGACGCCGTCGGCGAGGGCGAGGTGAAGGGGAACGGCTACCTCGAGGACTACGCGTACCTCGGCCGGGCGGCCCTCGATCTGTACGGCGTCACGGGCGACGTGGACCACCTCGGGTTCGCGCTGGATCTGGGTCGAACGATCGTCGAGGCGTTCTACGACGCCGACGACGGCACCGTCTACTCGACGCCGAACGACGCCGAGGACCTCGTGGTTCGCCCGCAGGAGCCGACCGACGCGTCGACGCCCTCCAGCCTCGGGGTGGCGACGCGGCTCCTGCTCGACCTCGATCTCTTCGCGCCCGACGAGGAGTTCGACCCCGTCGCCCGCGAGGTGCTCGCGACCCACGCGGACGGCGTGACGGCCTCGCCGCTGGAGCACGTCACGCTGGCGCTCGCGGCCGCGCGCGCCGAGAGCGGCCCCTTCGAACTCACCCTCGCGTGCGAGGAGGTTCCCGCCGAGTGGCGCGACACGCTCGCGAGCCGCTACCTCCCCGGCGTCGTGATCGCCCCCCGTCCGCCGACCGCGGACGGCGTCGCCGACTGGGCCGACGACCTCGGGCTCGCGGAGGTCCCCCCGATCTGGCGCGACCGGGACGCGCGCGACGGGACGGCGACAGCGTACGCCTGCCGCGACTTCACCTGCTCGCCGCCGAACCACGACCTCCGCGCGGCGCTGGAGTGGGCCGCCGGGGAGTGA
- a CDS encoding thioredoxin family protein, whose translation MSTTLSTMDPDGGADIDPDVAAALGADGLTYKVWGGDWCPDCTGQLPAFAAALDAAGVPADRIEQYPVEKVDGEKQGPGMDEYSVEYIPTVIVFDAEGEELTRFVESADTDIATFLARELAAD comes from the coding sequence ATGAGTACGACGCTTTCGACGATGGACCCCGACGGCGGCGCCGATATCGACCCGGACGTGGCCGCCGCGCTCGGCGCCGACGGGCTGACGTACAAGGTGTGGGGCGGCGACTGGTGTCCCGACTGCACTGGGCAGCTCCCGGCGTTCGCGGCCGCGCTCGACGCCGCCGGGGTCCCGGCCGACCGCATCGAGCAGTACCCAGTCGAGAAGGTCGACGGCGAGAAGCAGGGCCCGGGTATGGACGAGTACAGCGTCGAGTACATCCCGACGGTGATCGTCTTCGACGCCGAGGGCGAGGAACTCACCCGGTTCGTCGAGTCGGCCGACACGGACATCGCGACGTTCCTCGCCCGCGAACTCGCGGCCGACTGA
- a CDS encoding acyltransferase → MSTDDEVDGGGGDPGDDAGDAGGDIGGDGNERPARYDRLERHPTPGGRNSLRHWTDAKSPVRVALNYLAIWIIRVSPSLRLKSWLLRRLGATVGAGVSWGLEATPDVFWPERITLGEDAIVGYDSVLLCHEFLQDEYRLGDVVVGDRAMLGAKVTVLPGVRIGEDAQVAANSLVADDVPPGATVAGVPAEPVERDEDERDGDENES, encoded by the coding sequence GTGAGCACCGACGACGAGGTCGATGGCGGGGGAGGCGACCCCGGCGACGACGCTGGCGACGCTGGCGGCGACATCGGCGGGGACGGGAACGAACGCCCGGCGCGCTACGACCGACTGGAGCGCCACCCGACGCCCGGCGGACGCAACTCCCTGCGCCACTGGACCGACGCGAAATCCCCGGTGAGGGTCGCGCTCAACTACCTCGCGATCTGGATTATCCGGGTCTCCCCGAGCCTCCGGCTGAAGAGTTGGCTCTTGCGTCGCCTCGGCGCGACCGTCGGGGCGGGGGTCTCGTGGGGGCTGGAGGCGACACCGGACGTGTTCTGGCCCGAGCGGATCACCCTCGGCGAGGACGCCATCGTCGGCTACGACTCGGTGCTGCTGTGTCACGAGTTCCTGCAGGACGAGTACCGTCTCGGCGACGTGGTCGTCGGCGACCGGGCGATGCTGGGCGCGAAGGTGACCGTGCTTCCCGGCGTCCGCATCGGCGAGGACGCGCAGGTCGCGGCGAACTCGCTCGTCGCCGACGACGTGCCGCCGGGGGCGACGGTCGCGGGCGTGCCGGCCGAGCCGGTCGAGCGTGACGAGGACGAGCGTGACGGCGACGAGAACGAGAGCTGA
- a CDS encoding PLP-dependent cysteine synthase family protein, whose translation MDDSVLDTIGSPLVRVDSPPGATVAAKLESRNPGGSAKDRPAKRMIERAEAEGTLEPGDTLVEPTSGNTGIGIAMVGAAKGYDVTVVMPASKSEERRRIMAAYGADLELVDGGIDAAKDRADELEAEGMVQLRQFENGANPEAHYETTGIEILEQLDGREPDALVAGVGTGGTITGIGRRLREAFPGMDVVAVEPEDSAVLSGREPETDSFQGMGPGFVSPNLDRGLLDGVLTVGLDEAEAECRRLAREEGILVGQSSGGSNLRARDVAEAFVAGDDPGYRDVAVEGWDPRSDDRVGVAGDDPLVLTVFWDSGERYMSTGLFD comes from the coding sequence ATGGACGATTCGGTACTCGACACAATCGGCTCCCCGCTGGTCCGGGTGGATTCGCCGCCGGGCGCGACCGTGGCGGCCAAGCTCGAGTCGCGAAACCCCGGCGGCTCGGCGAAGGATCGCCCGGCGAAGCGGATGATCGAGCGCGCGGAGGCCGAGGGAACCCTCGAGCCGGGCGACACGCTCGTGGAGCCGACATCGGGGAACACGGGCATCGGCATCGCGATGGTCGGCGCCGCGAAGGGGTACGACGTGACCGTCGTGATGCCGGCCTCGAAAAGCGAGGAACGACGGCGGATCATGGCCGCCTACGGCGCCGACTTGGAGCTCGTCGACGGCGGTATCGACGCCGCGAAGGACCGCGCCGACGAGCTGGAGGCCGAGGGGATGGTCCAGCTCCGGCAGTTCGAGAACGGCGCCAATCCCGAGGCGCACTACGAGACGACCGGCATCGAGATCCTCGAGCAGCTCGACGGACGCGAGCCGGACGCGCTTGTCGCCGGGGTCGGCACCGGCGGGACGATCACGGGGATCGGCCGCCGCCTGCGTGAGGCGTTCCCGGGGATGGACGTGGTCGCCGTCGAGCCCGAAGACTCGGCGGTGCTGTCTGGTCGCGAGCCCGAGACCGACTCGTTTCAGGGGATGGGTCCGGGGTTCGTCAGCCCGAACCTCGACAGGGGTCTGCTCGACGGCGTGCTCACCGTCGGACTCGACGAGGCCGAGGCCGAGTGCCGACGACTCGCCCGCGAGGAGGGGATCCTCGTCGGGCAGTCCTCGGGCGGCTCGAACCTCCGCGCCCGCGACGTGGCCGAGGCGTTCGTCGCCGGCGACGACCCCGGCTATCGCGACGTTGCTGTCGAGGGGTGGGATCCGCGCTCGGACGACCGCGTCGGCGTCGCCGGCGACGACCCCCTGGTGCTCACCGTGTTCTGGGACTCCGGGGAGCGGTACATGTCGACCGGATTGTTCGACTGA
- a CDS encoding mechanosensitive ion channel family protein — protein MSLPARLWLALGVVVLAALLGYLVVRVNRRILVGAGVPETIEGTAFERTAREFGTSTVSLVANLSGYFIFILGLIVALTIARVEYIAAFWNRTAGFLPSLFLAILVLIVGLVVGDKVELLINDRLRGIKLPQAGIVPSVAKWSVVFIAVLVALGQIGVDTAALVVLLATYGFALVLFGGLAFRDLLASGAAGFYLLLEQPYSIGDRVRIGDTDGVVQEVNVFVTHVESDGAEYVVPNRHAFTEGVVRIRE, from the coding sequence ATGAGTCTCCCGGCGCGCCTGTGGCTGGCGCTCGGCGTGGTCGTGCTCGCCGCGTTACTCGGCTACCTCGTCGTTCGCGTGAACCGCCGGATCCTCGTCGGCGCCGGCGTCCCCGAGACGATCGAGGGGACGGCGTTCGAACGGACCGCCCGCGAGTTCGGCACCTCGACGGTCTCGCTGGTCGCGAACCTCTCGGGGTACTTCATCTTCATCCTCGGGCTCATCGTCGCGCTCACCATCGCCCGGGTGGAGTACATCGCCGCCTTCTGGAACCGAACCGCCGGCTTCCTTCCGTCGCTGTTTCTCGCGATCCTCGTGCTCATCGTCGGCCTCGTCGTCGGCGACAAGGTCGAACTGCTGATCAACGACCGCCTGCGCGGGATAAAGCTCCCCCAGGCGGGGATCGTTCCGTCCGTCGCCAAGTGGTCGGTGGTGTTCATCGCGGTGCTCGTCGCGCTCGGACAGATCGGCGTCGACACCGCCGCGCTGGTGGTCCTGCTCGCGACGTACGGCTTCGCTCTCGTGCTGTTCGGCGGGCTCGCCTTCCGCGACCTGCTGGCGTCGGGCGCGGCCGGCTTCTATCTCCTGCTCGAACAGCCGTACAGCATCGGCGACCGCGTCCGCATCGGCGACACCGACGGCGTCGTCCAGGAGGTGAACGTGTTCGTCACGCACGTGGAAAGCGACGGCGCTGAGTACGTCGTGCCGAACCGACATGCGTTCACCGAGGGCGTCGTCCGGATCCGCGAGTAG